The following are from one region of the Salvia hispanica cultivar TCC Black 2014 chromosome 1, UniMelb_Shisp_WGS_1.0, whole genome shotgun sequence genome:
- the LOC125219830 gene encoding berberine bridge enzyme-like 18: protein MKTSILSVALILLAFISCLAASSADKFLECLSKQFNNYYSISNNVYTPINSSYSSILETSIQNLRFSPSDSTSKPQVIITPEHESQIPPVIYCAKRTDIQIRTRSGGHDFEGLSYVSQIPFVIIDLINFSDITVDVETKTAWVGPGATIGSLYYRIFEKSPVLGFPGGNCPTIGLGGHFSGGGVGLMPRKYGLAADNVVDARIVDVSGRILDRKSMGEDLFWAIRGGGGASFGVITAWKVQLVDVPETVTVFRISRALEQNATQLVHLWQHIAPNLDKDLLIAVDASRQNDTIEVLFYSMFLGGIDKLLLTMKHSFPELGLVREDCTEMSWIQSVVYIAARFPIETSPRVLLNRNNPFKGYFKAKLDYVQEQIPESGIEGVWRHLLELEAGQARVEMVPYGGRMAEICDSAIPFPHRAGNLYEVIQMVTWDEKQNEDSEKYISFSKRLESYLTPYVSKNPRGAYLNARDLDLGVNNVRGKTSYEQASVWGKRYFKNNFERLVRVKTVVDPENFFRNEQSIPPFHSH from the coding sequence ATGAAGACTAGCATTCTCTCTGTTGCTTTAATTCTTCTTGCTTTCATTTCATGCTTAGCCGCCTCATCTGCAGACAAATTTCTTGAATGTCTGTCCAAACAATTCAACAACTATTATTCCATATCCAACAATGTTTACACCCCAATCAACTCTTCTTATTCATCAATCTTGGAAACTTCCATCCAGAATCTGAGATTTTCCCCCTCAGATTCAACTTCAAAACCGCAAGTGATCATAACCCCAGAACACGAATCTCAGATCCCGCCGGTCATTTATTGTGCCAAAAGGACTGACATACAAATTAGAACCCGAAGCGGCGGCCATGACTTCGAGGGACTATCTTATGTCTCACAGATCCCGTTCGTGATCATcgatttgatcaattttagCGATATCACAGTCGATGTGGAGACGAAAACCGCGTGGGTTGGACCCGGTGCAACCATTGGTTCTTTATACTATCGGATTTTCGAGAAAAGCCCGGTTCTAGGGTTTCCCGGCGGCAACTGCCCAACCATTGGCCTCGGCGGGCACTTCAGCGGAGGAGGCGTCGGCCTAATGCCGAGAAAATACGGCCTCGCCGCAGATAACGTCGTCGACGCGAGAATAGTTGATGTCAGCGGCAGAATCCTTGACAGGAAATCGATGGGAGAGGATCTTTTCTGGGCCATTagaggcggcggaggcgcCAGTTTCGGCGTGATCACCGCCTGGAAGGTGCAACTGGTGGATGTTCCAGAAACGGTCACTGTTTTCAGAATCAGCAGGGCGCTAGAACAGAACGCGACTCAACTGGTCCACCTTTGGCAACACATTGCTCCTAACCTCGACAAAGATCTGCTCATCGCAGTCGATGCTTCGAGGCAAAATGACACCATTGAGGTGTTGTTTTACTCTATGTTTCTTGGCGGGATCGACAAATTGCTCTTGACCATGAAACACAGCTTCCCGGAGTTAGGGTTAGTGAGAGAAGACTGCACCGAAATGAGCTGGATCCAATCCGTGGTGTATATAGCTGCTCGTTTCCCCATTGAAACATCGCCCCGAGTTCTTCTCAATAGAAACAATCCGTTTAAAGGATACTTCAAGGCCAAGTTGGATTACGTGCAAGAGCAGATTCCTGAGTCCGGAATCGAAGGCGTCTGGAGACATCTGCTCGAGCTGGAAGCTGGGCAAGCTCGTGTCGAGATGGTTCCTTATGGTGGAAGAATGGCAGAGATTTGCGACTCTGCCATTCCTTTCCCGCACAGGGCGGGAAACTTGTACGAAGTCATCCAGATGGTGACTTGGGACGAAAAGCAGAATGAAGATTCGGAAAAGTACATAAGCTTTAGCAAAAGGCTTGAGAGTTACTTGACTCCTTATGTGTCGAAGAATCCGAGGGGAGCGTATCTCAACGCCAGAGATCTCGACCTTGGAGTCAATAATGTTCGAGGAAAGACGAGCTACGAGCAAGCTAGCGTTTGGGGGAAGAGATATTTTAAGAACAATTTCGAGCGTCTTGTTCGGGTGAAAACTGTGGTTGATCCCGAGAATTTCTTCAGAAACGAACAGAGCATTCCGCCGTTTCACTCGCATTGA